The Marinomonas profundi DNA segment AGGAAGCTGATTGGCTGATCAATAAGCGGCCCGCCCTTTTCGGCTTTCACTACCACTAGCTGTACTTTGCCATCGGCAAACTCCATGACTTGCAAGGCGCCAGGATAACGAATCAAACGGCTTAAATGTTTTGTTACTTCTTTTTCAGGGCTAATGCGCACATCCATCGGAATAGCCTGATCCGCAAAAAGCTCGGGGTAATTCGCGTAAGCGCTTGATCGAACCCGACCTATTTTAGTGGGGGTTTTAAACAAGGTATGCGCAATCTGACAGGCGATCATATTGGTTTCATCTTGGCTGCTGACGGCAATCAACATATCGGCATCATTACACCCTGCTTGGTTCAACACATCTGGGTGCGAACCGCTGCCCTCAACGGTCTGAATATCAAGCCTGTCTTGCAGCTCTCTAAGGCGGTTTGAGTCGGTATCGATAACGGTAATATCGTTATCTTCACTCGCTAAGTTTTCCGCCAGTGTGGCGCCAACTTGGCCTGCACCTATAATGATGATCTTCATAATCTGCCTTAGAGCGCGGTTTGTTGTTTGGCTCTTTTAGTGTATTAATTGTTGCTTGAATCAAGTTAGGTAAGTGTACTCATATAAGGGGCGATATTTAACTTGAACTTGCAAAATAGCCGTAATTTTTTCTGGCTGTCTACGCATTCGCCGGATTACATCTTCGTGCCTCGATTCATCCGGCCTACGGTTGGTTGTGCGTGGTTGCTTTCGATGTTTCATGTGAAACACGACTTTAGGTTTCTAGGCTAGTTTTTGCAGCAAGCAATAATAGAAACCATCGTGCCCTTCTAGGTTAGGAAACAACTGACGACCATGACTAACGGGAATCCCCCACTCTATTTGCTTGTCTGGTGCTAATGAATTCAACGCCACTTCTTGGGCGTCTTCTTGGTGTGCCAGAAAATGCTGAATCTGTTGCTCATTTTCTTCCGGCATTAAAGAGCAGGTAGCGTACAACATGAACCCGCCCGGCTTCAGTGTCGTCCAAACCTTGTTAAGGATCGCTCGCTGGATGATAACGAGGTCATCAATGTCGGCGGGTTTTCGATTGATCTTAATGTCTGGATTACGACGAATGACCCCAGTCGCGGTACATGGCACATCGAGGAGGATTTTGTCGAAGTGCTCGCCATTCCACCAGGCGTCCAGATCGCTCGCATCGGCACAGATTAATTGCGCCGAATAACCGAGTCGATGCAAATTAGACTCGATTTTTTCCATGCGCCAAGGTTCTAGCTCGACGGCCGTCAGTTCAATGTGGTTGGACTTTTCTAACAGGTGACCTGTTTTGCCACCGGGCGCTGCGCAAGCGTCCAATACTTTCTCTCCAGCTTTTGGGGACAATAGCTGAGCGGAAAGTTGAGCGGCTTCATCTTGAACGCTCACAAAACCTTCTTCAAAATCAGGTAGCTCTCCCACTCGAACGGCATTTCTTAGGTACAGTGCTGAGCCTGAAAACGGCCCTTCTTCTGAATTTATACCCAATTCTACAAGCTGTGCTTGGTATGTTTCACGTGAAACTCGAGCCTCGTTGACACGAATGCACATAGGCGGATGGGTGTTACTGGCTTCAATGATTTGCTCAAAGTGTTCAGGCCAATGTTTGTTAAAACGCTTCACCAGCCACTTTGGCATGTTGAATTCCACGGAAGGTTGCGCTTCTAGCAGTGCGACGATTTCGTCCGCTTCTCTTTGGTAACGACGCAGTACGGCATTCATTAACTTGGTGGCCCAGTCCTTTTTCAGCAGTCGACAGGCTTCTACTGTTTCATTGACCGCCGCATGATCTGGGGTGTTCATGTAGGTTAATTGGTATAAACCTAAAAGCAGCACAGCGTATAAATCTGTGTCCTTTTCTTCAAAAGGATGTGCCAACAAGTGCAATGCGATGCTGTTTAGTCTTGGGTACTGCCGACAAACACCGAAGCATAATTCCTTTAACATAGGAATGTGGTCACTGGCCACTTCCGTTTGGTGGCGCGCCAGTTGCGTACTAAGCGAGCCTTGCTGAAGCAAAATATTGCTGATGACCTTGACCGCGACTTGTCGAGCGCTCTGCTGGCTTGTACTCATGTCAGACTGAAAGCTTGTGTCGGACAGGCTTGTGTTAGATGAGAAGGTATTGTCGTGTTGATTCATGCTGCTTGCTCGCTAAGGCCAAGGCGTTGACCAATTTCTAAGGCGGCTTTGTGTTTGCCGTTGAGTGCGTCTTGCACCTTCATGCGTTTACCGCCAGCAAATTGGATCTCAGTAATAAGGAGAGAACCTTGCCCAGTCGCAACGATAATGCCCTCTTTGCTCACGACCAAAATATCACCCGGTGTTGAGGCTTCATCACTGACGCTGGCAATCTGTGCCGCATGGATTTTCATTACCCCAGCAAGGCTGTTGGTATAAGCCACAGGCCAATGCGATAGGCCGCGGATTTGACGTTCGATTAGCTCTGCAGACAGCATCCAGTTTACGTCACCTTCTTGCTTGGTGAGTTTGGTTGCGTAGCAAGTGAGGCTGTCGTCTTGTTGCTCCGCTCCCAGCGTGCCCGCTTGGAACTTCTCTAGGGCTTCAATCAGCGTGCTACCGCCAAGCGTCGCCAAGCGATCATGGAGCGTTTCAGAGGTGTCTGTTGGTTTGATATCACAATGCGCTTTGAGCAACATGTCGCCCGTGT contains these protein-coding regions:
- the rsmB gene encoding 16S rRNA (cytosine(967)-C(5))-methyltransferase RsmB translates to MNQHDNTFSSNTSLSDTSFQSDMSTSQQSARQVAVKVISNILLQQGSLSTQLARHQTEVASDHIPMLKELCFGVCRQYPRLNSIALHLLAHPFEEKDTDLYAVLLLGLYQLTYMNTPDHAAVNETVEACRLLKKDWATKLMNAVLRRYQREADEIVALLEAQPSVEFNMPKWLVKRFNKHWPEHFEQIIEASNTHPPMCIRVNEARVSRETYQAQLVELGINSEEGPFSGSALYLRNAVRVGELPDFEEGFVSVQDEAAQLSAQLLSPKAGEKVLDACAAPGGKTGHLLEKSNHIELTAVELEPWRMEKIESNLHRLGYSAQLICADASDLDAWWNGEHFDKILLDVPCTATGVIRRNPDIKINRKPADIDDLVIIQRAILNKVWTTLKPGGFMLYATCSLMPEENEQQIQHFLAHQEDAQEVALNSLAPDKQIEWGIPVSHGRQLFPNLEGHDGFYYCLLQKLA
- the fmt gene encoding methionyl-tRNA formyltransferase, which encodes MSTSPLRIVFAGTPEFAAASLQALLINMKDSNAENQYHIVGVYTQPDRPAGRGQKLVQSPVKQLAIANDIPVYQPLNFKLEEDKAQLTALKADLMIVAAYGIILPKDVLEAPKFGCLNVHASLLPRWRGAAPIHRALIAGDRETGITIMQMDVGLDTGDMLLKAHCDIKPTDTSETLHDRLATLGGSTLIEALEKFQAGTLGAEQQDDSLTCYATKLTKQEGDVNWMLSAELIERQIRGLSHWPVAYTNSLAGVMKIHAAQIASVSDEASTPGDILVVSKEGIIVATGQGSLLITEIQFAGGKRMKVQDALNGKHKAALEIGQRLGLSEQAA